A stretch of Numenius arquata chromosome 11, bNumArq3.hap1.1, whole genome shotgun sequence DNA encodes these proteins:
- the SMIM32 gene encoding small integral membrane protein 32, producing the protein MYSELLNSTSATEAHLIIQTNTPYLSSTPRPVSSSAFYMSTARVLKEGEINKPDLVTYIILFFFLLLTVTFIVLFINCQLKNSFFATLPYDRSLREARSPWRTQAV; encoded by the coding sequence ATGTATAGTGAATTGCTAAATTCAACCAGCGCCACTGAAGCTCACCTCATCATTCAGACCAACACGCCCTACCTGAGCAGCACGCCGAGACCCGTGAGCTCCTCCGCTTTTTACATGTCGACAGCCAGGGTGTtaaaagaaggggaaataaatAAGCCAGACCTGGTGACTTAcatcattctgtttttctttctgctcttgacTGTGACATTCATTGTGCTCTTCATAAACTGCCagctgaaaaattctttttttgctaCTCTTCCTTACGACAGATCGCTCCGAGAAGCGAGGAGCCCGTGGAGGACACAAGCTGTCTGA